ACTTCGTGGTGGTGCTGGACGGGGCGACGGCCGGCGCCGGGGTGGAGTCGGGGTGCCGGCATGACGTGACCTGGCTGGTTCGGCAGTTGGGGACGCAGTTGGCTGTGCCGCTGATCGGGCGGTCGGCGGCGTCGCTGGCCGACCTGCTGGCGGAGGCGATCGCCGGGGTCGGGGCTCTGCATGCGGGGACATGCGATCTGACCAACCCGGACAGCCCGTCGTCGACCGTGGCGATGGTGCGAGCCGGAGCGGAGAGCGTCGAGCACCTGGTGCTCGCGGATTCGCCGGTGGTGCTGCGGGCTCCCGACGGGTGGGTGACGACGGTCGCGGACGACCGGGTCGACTACCTGCCGGAGTACACGTTCGAGGCGGTGCGGAAGGCGCGGAACCAGCCGGGTGGGTTCTGGGTGGCGAGCACACTGCCGGCGGCGGCGTACGAGGCCTTGTCCGGTACGACGCCGCGCGAGCAGGTGGCGTCGGTGGCCGTGATGACCGACGGAGCGTCACGGTACGCCGAGCGGTACGGGCACTCGTGGGACGAGCTGGTCGCCGTCTTGGAGTCCGGCGGGCCGCGGGAGCTGATCGATCGCGTGCGGGCGTACGACGTCGCCGCGGCTGACGGCAGTTTCCGGGGCAAGCGGCACGACGACGCGAGTGCCGTGCTCTGCCGGCTCAGCTGACGGTCAGCGCGAGCCGGACGGGTACTCCGGTGGGCCGCCTTCGCGGGTCGGCCAAGGGGACCTCGGCGGATCGGCGCGCGGTGCCGGCGGGCTCAGGTCCGGCGGGTGCGTCGGGCCGGGGCCGTTCGGGCTCGAGCCCGTGGTGCCGCCGTACCCGCCTGGACCGTAGGGACCGCCAGGACGAGGAGCCTGAGCCGGCGGAGCCTGGTACGGCCCGTTGTCGTACGGGTTGGCCTGCGGCGGGCGAGGTGCGTACTGCGGGGTGCGGTCGACCGGCGGCAGGTACGAGGGCGAGCTGTACGGCAGCGTCGGCCCGAGCGGTACGCCGGACTGCGGCTCGCGGTCGTCGTGCCAGCTGCTGACCTGGAGCAGCAGCAGCGAGAACGTCACTCCTGCCACGATCAGCAGCACAGTGCCGACCGTGAACGCGATGTTGATCCCGAGCGCGAGCCGGACCAGATAGTCCTGGAGGTCGTAGATGTCGACGTAGTCACCGGTCAGGTTGGCCTCGTCGGCGCGGTTGACCAAACGGATGAACCAGGTGATGAAGCTGATCCCCGCGAACAGCCCGCCGCCGACCGCGACGACGCAGAAGGCGACCCAGGCCGCCCACCAGCCGAACAGCAGCGAGCGGATCCGGCCCGAGCGGGCGATGCCCGGCTGGTTCGGCGGCTCGCTGGCGCGGATCACGTCCCCGACGACCTGCAACGGGTACCAGAACTGGACCACCGGGCAGAGCCAGCCGCCGACCGTCCAGCCGGTCGAGTGCCGGTGTGCGCCGGGGGCCGCGTCGTAGCCGCCCTGGTACGTCGTCGCGAAGGGCGGCTTGAGGATCTCCGTGTTCTCCCGGGCCTGCCAGAGCCAGATCACCACGACGATCCCGGCGGCTGCGAAGAGGTACCCGAGTCCGTCGAGCAGTGGTCCCGCGCCTACGACCGCTTCGGCGCCGGTGTCGATCTCGTCCTCGGACAGCAGGCCGTAGACCAGACGCTTCACGTCGTCGTACGACAGCCACATCAGGATCGTCTGGATCACGCTGACCAGCACGGTCCCGGCCATCAGCGCGACGGCGACCTTGCCGAGCCGGCCGAGCGCGCGGTACTTCGGTGGCGCGCCCGGCGGCGGGCCGCCGTGGAACTGGCCGACGTTCTGCGGATGACTGCCGGGGTACGGACCCTGGCCTGGATACGGCTGACTCACGATCCCCACCTCCCCAGGTCGCGGCTACTCCCCAAGTTATCTGGTGGTGGGAGCGCTTTGGGACTTTTCCACAGGTCAGCTGGGGGGAAGGTGGGGAAAGCAAGGGAAGGAAAGAGCCGACTGGGCGGCAGGGTGTAGGTGGATTTCGTGCGCCTGGTGGGGCGACTATTTGGTGGGTTTCGGGTTGGACTGAGGGTGTGTCGGGTTGGGCCGGGGGTGTGTCGGGTTGGGCCGGGGGTGTGTCGGGTCAGACTGCGGCGAAGGCTGCTCTGACCGCGGGGAGGGCGAGGTCTCGGTCGGCGGCGGAGAGGCCTAGGCGGGTTCGGCGGTCCAGGACGTCGTCTTCGTCGAGGGCTCCCTCGTGCCGTACGGCGAAGCGGAGTTCGGCGTGGGTTGTGGCCAGGCCCGGGGCCACCGGCTCGAGTAGGGCGCGGTCGCCGGTGATGACGTCGGGGGCCTCGGTGCCGTAGCGGTGGACGAAGCGGGCCGGGGCGCGGACCGTTGCGAGGCGGGAGCGGTCGGCTGCGCCGACCAGGGGGATGCGGTGGGTCAGACAGGGCCGCCGGACCTCCAGTGAGGACTGCTTCAGGGCGGCGTCGAGTGCGTCCTGTGCCATCCGGCGGTACGTCGTGAGCTTGCCGCCGACGATCGTCACCAGCCCGTCCGGTCCGGTGATCACCGCGTGCCGCCGGGAGATGTCGGCGGTCTTGTCCTCGCCCCGTTGGTGGCCGGTGTCGAGCAGCGGTCGCAGTCCGGCGTACGTGCCGAGCAGGTCGGAGCGGGTGATCGGCTCGCGCACCGCCGCGCTGATCGTGCCGAGCAGGAAGTCGATCTCGGCGTCGCTGGCCTGCGGTACGTCGCTGACCGGGCCCGGCGCGTCCTCGTCGGTCAGCCCGACGTACACCCGGCCGTCCGGCGCGGGGATCGCCATCACCACCCGCCGCGGCTCCCCCGGCACCGGCACGGTCAGTACGGCGGACAGCTCGCCGAACACCGACTGCGGCAGCACCAGGTGCGTCCCGCGGCTCGGGCGCAGCTTGATCCCGGTGGCGACCTGGTCGGCCCAGATGCCGCCGGCGTTGACCACCATCCGCGCCGAGACGTCGATGCGACGGCCGCTCAGCTGATCGACGACGACCGCGCCCTGGCCGGTAACCTGCTCGGCCGAGCAGCGGGTCAGCACGCGGGCGCCGTACAAGGCTGCGGTCCGGGCGATCGCGACGACGAGCCGGGCGTCGTCGTACAGCTGGCCGTCCCAGGTCAGGAAGCCGCCGCGCAGACCGTGCGGCCGGACGGTGGGCGCGTAGCGCAGGACCTCGGCCGAGCTGACGCGGCGGGAGTGCGGAAGATAGTCGTCGCTGGTGTGCGCGAAGGTCCGCAGTACGTCGCCGCCGAGGAAGGCCGAGCGCAGCAGCGCCGCCTGCATGAACCTTGCCTCAGGCAACCAAGGCGCGACCTGCGGGACGGGGTGGACCAGGTGCGGCGCGGTGGTCTTCATCAGGATGCCGCGCTCGACGGCGCTCTCGTACGCGATGCCGACGTGTCCGGACGCGAGGTAGCGCAGGCCGCCGTGCACCAGCTTCGAGCTCCAGCGGCTGGTCCCGAAGGCGAGGTCGTGCTTCTCCACCAGGGCGACGGTCAGCCCGCGAGCGGCCGCGTCGAGCGCGACGCCGGCACCGGTCACCCCGCCACCGACGACCAGGACGTCGACCTGCCGGCGGGTGTCCAGCCAGTCGAGCTCCTTGGTCCGCCGGGCGGCGTTGAGGCTGGAGTTGCCGACCGAGATCATTCCGGCACCAGGTAGCGGTTCAGCATCGCGCGGAGCTCGTCGTCGAGCAGCGGGTACTCCTCGTGGGAGGCGAGGACCGGTCCGGACACCGCGGAGGCGAGCGAGACCAGGATGATCTGGCGCGACAGCCAGTCGGGGTCGCCGCCGCGGATCGAGCCGTCGGCCTGACCGGCCTTGATGCCCTCGGCGACCAGCGCGAGGTGCGCGACCGTGCTGCTGCCGCGGCGCTCCAGCAGGTACGGCGTGAGGAACTCGGGGTCGAGCTCGATGATCTTGCGCATCAGCGGGTGGGTGCGGGTCTTGCCGACCACCTCGACGACGCCCTCGACCAGCCGGGCGCGGCCGTCGACGGCGTCGGGCTGGAAGGCGGACATCAGCGCGGTCGTCCACTCCCGGGTCATCAGCGCGGCGACGACGGCCTGCACGTTGGGCCAGCGGCGGTAGAGGGTCGCGCGGGAGACCTCGGCGTGCCGGGCGATGTCGGCCATCGTCATCCGGCGCATGCCGATCGCCAGCAGCAGCTCGTACGCCGCGTCGAGGATCCGCTCCTCGCCGATCGCGTTGGCGGGGGTGGGACGGGCCGACGGGGTCGACTCGAGGTCGCTGCTACGCTGAGACATCACACGTCAGAGTGTATCAGCGAGTCCAAGGTGCCGGAACTAGTCGGACGGTACCTCCCGAACCCACCGATGGGGAGTGCCGCATGACCGAGTCCGACCTGCCGGTGGTGCAACTCACGCCCGGCCGCTGGGGCGACCCCGCCCAGACGGTCGAGGTCCCGGAAGCAGCACTCGCGGCGCTGAAGCATCTGGGAGTACGCCGTACCGGTGTAGCTGTAGAGGCGGAGCAAGTAGTAGACGGCGAAGCCCCGGGGGCTTTGGTCGAGTTACTCGGTGTCGAGCATGTGAAGGTCGACTCAGACAGCCGGTGGGCGCATACCCGTGGTTACTCAACGCCTGATCTGCTGCGGGCCCGGGCGGGCGATCGGGCGGACATGCCGGAGGCTGTTCTCTTCCCGGGGTCGCACGAGGATGTGCTGGGCGTCCTGCGGGTCTGTTCGGAGCTGGGACTGGCGGTGGTGCCCTACGCGGGTGGGACGTCTGTGGTGGGTGGGCTGGCGCCGAGCAGGTCTTTTGTTGCGATGGATCTGCGGCGGCTGGATCAGGTCGACGAGTTGGACGAGATCTCGCGGACGGTGCGACTGGGGGCTGGGCTCCGAGGGACGGCGGCTGAGGCGGCGCTGAAGGACGAGGGCTACACGCTCGGGCACTTCCCGCAGTCCTACGAGGGCGCCTCGATCGGTGGGTACGCGGCGACGCGGTCGAGTGGGCAGTCGTCGGCCGGGTACGGGCGGTTCGACCAGATGGTGGTCGGGGTGACGGTCGCGACGCCGCGCGGAACGGTCGAGCTCGGCCGGGCGCCGATGTCCGCGGCGGGTCCCGATCTGCGGCAGCTCTGGCTCGGGTCGGAGGGAGCGCTCGGGATCATCACCTCGGTGGTGGTGCGGATCCGGCCGCGGCCGGTCGAGCGGTTCTTCGAGGGCTGGCGGTTCGGGAGCTTCGCGCAGGGCCTGGACGCGATCCGCCGGCTCGCGCAGGACGGGCCGTTGCCGACCGTGCTGCGGCTGTCCGACGAGGCCGAGACAGCGGTGAACCTGGCCGATCCCGAGGTGCTCGGTGGGGCGAGCGGCGTACAGGCGATCGTCGGGTTCGAGGGCACGGCGACCGCCGTACGACGTGCTGCTGTGGCCGAGGTGCTCGTGGACGCGGGCGGCGAGCCGTTGGGCGAGGAAGCGGGTGAGACCTGGCGCAAGGGCCGCTACCGCGCGCCGTACCTGCGGGATCCGCTGCTCGACGAGGGCGCGCTGGTGGAGACCTTGGAGACGGCCGGGTTCTGGTCGAAGCTCCCCGCGCTCAAGGCGGCCGTGACGGATGCGCTGGTGAAGTCGCTCGGTGATCAAGGCACGCCGCCGCTGGTGCTCTGCCACGTGTCGCACGTGTACGAGACGGGCGCGTCGCTCTACTTCACTGTCGTCTGCGCGCAGGCCGAGGACCCGATCGGGCAGTGGCGGCAGGCGAAGACAGCAGCCAGTACGGCGATCGCCGCGGCCGGTGGGACGATCACGCACCACCACGGCGTCGGGACCGATCACCGCGACGCGTACGCCGCCGAGATCGGCCCGCTGGCGATCGAGAGCCTGCAGGCGGTCAAGCGAGTGCTCGACCCGAACAACGTCCTCAGCCCAGGAATCCTGCTCCCGGAGAACTAGCGCAGAGCGATCACGGTGTCCTCGCCGGAGACCAGGAGCTGGTTGCCCAGGGCATGGATTCCCCGGCGGCACTCGACCTCGTCCGGCAGCGCGACCCGCCGCTGGCCGGTCGAGGTGAGGACAGTGAGGTCGCAGCCGTGCGTGGTCTCCCGGACCGAGACGACGCGCGCGTCGCCGGTGATCGTGGACCGGACACTGAGATCGCCCGGCACCGTGCGCTGCCAGGCGAGGTTCCCGGTCTGGGCGTCGAGCACCGTCGCCACCACCGCGCTCTGCTTCGCGGCCTTCGACGGGCAGTTCAGCAGGACCACCTGCCGCCCGGCCGCGGCGACCTTGCTGTCGCAGGCCCAGGTGGTCGGCAGGTCCCAGCGCCACTTGACCTCACCGGTCCGCGCCTCGATCGCGACCAGTACTCCTGGCGACCCTTCACGGTTCTCCAGTACGACGACCAGCCCGTCGAACACCAGCCGCGTCACGCCCTGCCAGTCCGCCGGCCGCGACCACAGCTGCTTGCCGGTCTCGAGGTCCAGCGCGGTCAGCTCGTCCGGCTTCCCTCCGCAACTGTGGCCGAGGAACGTCACCACGGTGTCCGCCGTCGCGGTCGCGCCGATGCTGGTGCAGCGCCCGGGCTCGAAGGTCCAGCGGTCCTTCCCGTCAGCGTCCAGCCCGCGCAACTTGTCGGACCCCTTCGAGACCTGCTTCCCGGTCAGCAGCGGGTCCGCGTTCTCGATCGAGTGGTCCCGGGTGCTCGAGCGCGGCCAGCCGGGCGTACGACGTCCGGTCGCGGCGTCGAGCATCAGGTAGCCGAAGTCGTCGAAGTCCGCGAGCAGCAGCTGGCCGTCGCCCGCGGCGTACAGCCTCGGCCGTGCGGCGGTGTCGGACCGGCTGTAGCGCCAGCGCACCTCGCCCGACCCCGGGTCGAGCATCTCGACCGTGCCGGTCTGCCGCGAGATCGCGATGCCGTGCCGGGTCGCCACCGCGTCGGACACCGCGTCCGCGCGCAGTGAGGTCGTCGGGCTGACCCAGGCGATCCGTCCGCCCAGTTCGGACCGCGGCGCCTGGACCTCGGGTGCCGTCGTACCGGTGATCTGCTCGTTCGCCTGCAGCAGGTAGCTTCGCCCGACCGGGTCGGCGACGAACACGGTGGCGGCCACCACGGCAGCGGCCGCCAACAGGGCGGCAACCAACTGTCCACGGTTGCGCGCGGGAAGCGGTGCGGTCAGGGTGCTCGCGGCCAAGGCGGCGAGACCGCCGATCAGCAGCAGGCCCAGGCTGATGATCACCAGCGGCACCCGTCCACCGGGACCGTTCGACGGTGTCCGGTCCGGGATCAGCAGAACCGCGATCACCAGGCCGGCCACCGCAGCAGTGCTGAACACCCCGGCGAGCACCCGCGCCCGACGATTGTTGCTGCGGGCAATCTTCTGGAGCAGGAAGACCGAGGCCAGCGCGACCAGGTTGAGCACCCAGGCCGGCCACGCGGACCCGCCGTCAGCGCCGGACTGCCACGAGCTACCGGTCGCCCCGAATGAGGCAGCGGCGGCGAGCAGTGGGCTGATCACGGCGACGCCGACCAGCGCCGCGCGTTGCCAACCACGCCAGGGCGCCGGGATCTCACCGTCCAGGACCTCCAGTTCCCTGGCGAGATTCGCGCGCGCGGCCGCGGCGTACCGGTCCCGGCCGAGTTGTGTCCGGAAGATCGGTCCGTCGAGCAGTCGTTGCACGAGGGCGTGCCGCAGTTTGATCGCCGTACTGCGGTCGGGGGCGTCGCGCCGTACTTCCACGGCGTGCGTCGCGTAGTTGGGTCCGGCGGCGGTCGCGTTGACGGCGTCGAGCAGGACGTAGGCGTTCGGGTCGGACAGGTCGTCGGACCATGGAGGCGGCGTACCGGTCAGGCGGATCAGGCGGGCGACCTCGGCGGTCCGCGCCGCGGTCACGTGGTACGACGGCAGCTCCTGCTCGGCCAGCACCGCCGAGGCCTCGGCGTCCGACTGCCCGCCCGGCTCGTGGACGGCCCGGTGGAACCAAGCGGCGAGGTAGACCGCCGTCGGATCGGTGCTGAGCTGGTCCAGCGTGCCGAGTGCGTCGAGGACCCGGTGCAGGTACTGATCGCGGTAGGCGCGCCGGTCGTCCGCGCGGTAGCGCGCGGCCAGGTCGTCGGCCAGCACGGCCGCGCCCGGGATGAGGTCGTTCCAGCGCTCACGTAACCCCGTCACTCGCGACATAGTGACAGCTAGCGGTGTCTGTAGGTATTTTGCGGGAACACGTCAAGAAATTTCCTTCTCCTGACCGCCCCAAGGAAGGTTCGCGATGTCCGCCCCCAGACACTTCGCCGCGCTCGCTGTCGCCTCGACAGCTCTGGCCGGCCTCGGCCTGTCCCCCGCGGCAGCCTCCCCGACCGCCGTCCAGGCCGTCGGCGCGACACTCCCCTTCACCATCGTCGAGGCCGAGAGCTCGGCCACCAACGGCAGCAGGATCGGCCCGAGCTACGCCCAGGGCACGCTCGCCGCCGAGGCCTCGAACCGGCAGGCCGTCACGCTCAACGGCGGCCAGTACGTCGAGTTCACCGCACCGGCCACCACCAACGCGATCACCGTCGCGTACGCCGTTCCGGACGGCCGGTCCGGCACCCTGTCGGTCTACGTGGACGGCCAGAAGCTGTCCCAGCAACTCGCCGTGACCTCGAAGTACAGCTACGTCGACACGAGCTGGATCGCCGGTTCGCGCACCCACAAGCTCTACGACCACGCCCGGCTCCAGCTCGGCCGGACCGTGAACGCCGGCGCGAAGATCAAGCTGCAGGTCGACGGCGAGAACACCGCCGGCCCGTACACGATCGACGACGTCGAGTTCGAGAACGTCGCCGGCCCGGCCGGTCAGCCGGGTGGCTCGATCTCGATCACCGACCGCGGCGCGGACCCGAACGGCAACAGCGACTCCACCGGCGCCATCCAGCAGGCGATCGACGCCGCCCGCGGCTCCGGCGGCGTGGTCTGGATCCCGGTCGGCCGGTTCAAGGTCGGCGGCACGATCAACCCCGACGGCGTGACGATCCGCGGCGCCGGGCGCTGGCACTCGGTGCTGCTCAGCCACCACCTGATCGACCGCCCGAACGGCGGCGGCAACGTGAAGCTGCACGACTTCGCGGTGATCGGCGAGGTGACCGAGCGCAACGACAACTCGCCGGACAACTTCGTCAACGGCAGTCTCGGCCCGAACTCGGTGGTCTCCGGGCTGTGGCTGCAGCACCTCAAGGTCGGCTTGTGGCTGACCGGCAACAACGACAACCTGGTGGTCGAGAACAACCGGTTCTACGACATGACCGCCGACGGCCTGAACCTGAACGGGACCGCGAACAACGCGCAGATCCGGAACAACTACCTGCGCAACCAGGGCGACGACGCACTCGCCGCCTGGTCGCTGCACGCGGCCAACCGCGGCTCCACCTTCGCCAACAACACGATCGTGCAGCCGAACCTGGCGAACGGCATCGCGATCTACGGCGGCACCGACATGACGGTCCGGGACAACCTGATCGCCGACACCAACGCGCTCGGCGGCGGGATCGCGATCTCGAACCAGTCGTTCGGCTCGCCGTTCTTCCCGCTCGCGGGCACGATCAACGTCTCCGGCAACACGCTGATCCGGACCGGCGCGATGAACCCCAACTGGGGCCAGAACCACCCGCACGGCGCCATCCGCGTGGACGCGTACGACAGTCAGATCAACGCGCAGGTCCGGCTGACAAATAACCGGTTGGTTGCTAGTCCGTGGTCGGCGTACCAGTTCGTGGACGGTGGTGGCGCCGGGCGGCCGGTGCAGAACGTGACCGTGGACGGCGGTTCGATCGAGGGGGCCGGGACGTTCGCGTTCCAGGCCGAGACGACCGGATCGGCGTCGATCAGCAACGTCCAGGCCAGTGGCGTCGGCCGGGCCGGCGTCTACAACTGCGCGTACCCCGGTGGCACGTTCGCGCTGAACCGCGGTTCCGGCAGCAGTGGTTGGGACTCGACGTGGAGCGGCTGCGCCTGGGTCGCGCCCGGCACGGGTGGCGGGACCGATCCCGGGACGCCGACCGGCAATCTTGCCGCGGGCAAGCAGATCACGGCGACCAGTCAGGTACAGAACTACGTGCCGGCCAACACGGTCGACGGAAACGCCAACAGCTACTGGGAAAGCGCGAACAACGCGTGGCCGCAGTCGATCACCGTCGACCTCGGCAGCAACCAGACCGTCAAGCGGCTGGTGCTGAAGCTGCCGCCGAGCTCGGCCTGGGGCACCCGCACCCAGACCATCGCGGTGCTCGGCAGCACCACCAACTCGTCGTACACGCAGCTTGCCGGTGCGGCCGGTCGCACCTTCGACCCGGGCTCTGGCAACACTGCGACGATCACGCTGCCGAGTGCCGTCAGCACGCGCTACGTCCGGCTCACCGTCACCGGTAACACCGGGTGGCCGGCGGGCCAGTTGTCGGAGTACGAGATCTACAGCTCTTGACCTCAAGTTGACTTGAGGTAACACAGTAACCGGCATGACTCCTTCGCAGAATCGTCCTGTTGCTGTTGTCACCGGAGCGTCGGCCGGCCTCGGGCTGGCGCTCGCGCAGGGGCTCGCCGAGCGTGGATGGTCGCTGATCATCGACGCTCGGGGAGCCGACGCGCTCAAGGACGCGGCCGACCAGTTGGCCGCCAAGACCGACGTCGTCCCGCTGGCCGGCGACGTCACCGACGCCGAGCACCGCGCCGATCTGGTGGACGCGGTCGGCGAACTCGGCCGGCTCGATCTCCTGGTCAACAACGCGAGCTACCTCGGCCCGAGTCCGCTGCAGCCGTTGGCCGCCGCCGATCTCGACGAGCTGCGCCGGGTGTACGAGGTCGACGTGATCGCGCCGATCGCACTGGCCCAGGCGCTGATTCCCGAACTGGGCAAAGCGAACGGGATCGTGCTGAACGTCAGCTCCGACGCGGCCGTCGAGGCCTACGAAGGCTGGGGCGGCTACGGATCGGCGAAGGCGGCGCTCGATCACGCGAGTGCCGTACTGGCGGCCGAGCATCCCGGGCTCGCCGTGTACGCCGTGGATCCGGGCGACCTGCGGACCGCGATGCACCAGGCGGCCTTCCCGGGTGAGGACATCTCGGACCGGCCGGAGCCGGCGGCCGTCGTACCGGCGCTGCTCGCGTTGCTGGACAGCCGGCCGGCGAGCGGTCGCTACCGGGCGTCCGAGTTCGCACCGGCGGAGGCGTCGTGAAAGTCCATCCACAGACGAGATTCACGCTGCCCGACGAACTGAACGCCGTCGAGCCGCCGGAGGCCCGAGGTCTGGCGCGGGACCAGGTGAAGCTGCTGGTCGCGGAGGGGTCGACCGTGCGGCACACCCGGTTCGACCGGATCGGTGAGCACCTGCGGCCGGGCGACCTGCTGCTGGTGAACACCTCCGGCACGCTGGCCGCCGCTGTCGACGGCTCGTGGATCACCGGCTCGGGAGTAGCGCCTGTGGTGGTGCACTTCTCGACCGCGCTCGACGACGGCACCTGGGTGATCGAGCTGCGCAACGGTGGCTCACCGATGCTCGGCGGCGCGATCGGTGATCAGGTGGAGTTGCCGGACGGCGTACTGACTTTGCTGGCGCCGTACCAGGAAGGCTCGACGCGGCTGTGGCGAGCAGATCCGCCGGCGGCCGATGTGGTCGAGTACCTGCGCAAGCACGGGCGGCCGATCAGCTACAAGTACGTCGACCGGCAGTGGCCGCTCGCGCTGTACCAGACCGTGTTCGCCAACCAGCCTGGTTCGGCGGAGATGCCCAGTGCCGGCAGGCCGTTCAGCTTCGAGCTGGTCAGTCAGCTGGCGGCATCCGGCGTACTGATCGCGCCGATCCTCTTGCACTGTGGGGTTTCGTCGCTGGAGAGCCACGAGCCGCCACTGCCCGAGCGGTACGCCGTGCCGGAGCACACCGCGCGGCTGGTCAACTGGGTGAAGGCGAACGGCGGCCGGGTGATCGCCGTCGGTACCACGGCCGTCCGCGCGATCGAGTCGAGCGCCCTGCCGAGCGGATCGGTGCTGGCGTCGAGCGGCTGGACCGATCTGGTCCTCGGACCCGACCGGCCCGCGTCGGTCGTCGACGGGCTGATCACCGGCATGCACGCACCCGAGGCGTCCCACCTGCTCCTGCTGGAGTCCGTCGTCGGTGGTCCTGTCGTCCAGCAGGCGTACGACGCGGCGCTGCGGCAGCACTACCTGTGGCACGAGTTCGGCGACGTGTGCCTGATGCTGCGCTGACCGGGCCGCCTCAGTTCTTGTCCACCTCGACCGGCTCCTTGGTCTCCTCCCGCTGCCCGACCTCGGTCAGGTCAGCGGCGGGCTCCGTGGCCGGCGGTCCGCCCTCGTTGCCCGGCCGGGCCCGCTTGTCCACGGCCCGCGGACTCATCCGACCCACCACCGCACGCTGGTAGCACTCATCGCGAATGTCCTTACCTGCAAGGTCCCCCGTCGGGACTTCACTCGTTTGACGAACGAACAGTGCCCGTCGTCATGCGCGATGACAGACTGAATCAGAATTGTGGCCTAGGCCGTTGAGTTCTCGCCATAGCCGTGGAGAAACGCGTGCACGCCGGAGCGCACCGTCTCGGCCACCTCCTCGTCGAGGGTCCGGGAGCGGTACGCCGGGTCGGTGCCGCTGATCAGGGCCGAGAAGTGCAGGGCGGCGCGGAGCGGGTCCTCGAGGGTCAGCAGGCCGTCGGCGGCGAAGGCTTCGAAGCGGGCAGCGAGCGCACGGCGTACGGCGAGCGGGCCGGTCTGCTGCCAGGTCTCGATCACCTCGGCCGGGATGTGTCCGCCCTCGGCGTTGATCTGCCGGACCAGGGCCGAGTGTTCGACGTGGTCCGGGACCGGCGTACGCCAGGCGATGCCGAAGGCGACCAGGTCCTCCTCCAGATCGCCGATCGTGCCCAGGTAGCGGTCGATCAGGGCGAGCTGCGCGGCGGCGACCCCGGCCGCGCTGGTCTCGATCACGGCGGCGAACAGTCCGGCCTTGTCCCCGAAGTGGTTGTAGATCGTCCGGGTCGAGACCCGCGCCGCGGCGGCGATCACGTCGATGCTCGCCCGGGTGTAGCCGTCGCGGGCGAAGACCGTCCGGGCGCCGGCCAGCACCGCCGTGCGTTTGTCCACGGTCTCCTCCAGGAATACAACGCCCGTTGTACTTGTTACAACGATCGTTGTACCTTAACCCGACACCTTCTTGAGGAGAATCCCCGATGTCCTTCACCCCGGAAGAGCTCGCCTATCTCGAGTCCCAGCCGCTGGCCCGCCTCGCCACCGTCGATCTCGACGGTCAGCCGGACGTCGTCCCGGTCGGCCTGGAGTACGACGGCACCTACTTCTACATCGGTGGGCACAGTCCCGAGCGCACCCGCAAGGTGCTGAACGTCCGGGACGGCAACCAGCAGATCGCGCTGGTGGTCGACGACCTGGTGTCCCACGACCCCTGGTCGCCGCGCTTCGTCCGGATCTACGGCACCGCCGAGGTGATCGAGCGCGAAGGACAGTTCGGCGCCGGCACCTACCTGCGGATCACGCCGACGGT
The Kribbella italica DNA segment above includes these coding regions:
- a CDS encoding TetR family transcriptional regulator, producing the protein MDKRTAVLAGARTVFARDGYTRASIDVIAAAARVSTRTIYNHFGDKAGLFAAVIETSAAGVAAAQLALIDRYLGTIGDLEEDLVAFGIAWRTPVPDHVEHSALVRQINAEGGHIPAEVIETWQQTGPLAVRRALAARFEAFAADGLLTLEDPLRAALHFSALISGTDPAYRSRTLDEEVAETVRSGVHAFLHGYGENSTA
- a CDS encoding PQQ-binding-like beta-propeller repeat protein; amino-acid sequence: MSRVTGLRERWNDLIPGAAVLADDLAARYRADDRRAYRDQYLHRVLDALGTLDQLSTDPTAVYLAAWFHRAVHEPGGQSDAEASAVLAEQELPSYHVTAARTAEVARLIRLTGTPPPWSDDLSDPNAYVLLDAVNATAAGPNYATHAVEVRRDAPDRSTAIKLRHALVQRLLDGPIFRTQLGRDRYAAAARANLARELEVLDGEIPAPWRGWQRAALVGVAVISPLLAAAASFGATGSSWQSGADGGSAWPAWVLNLVALASVFLLQKIARSNNRRARVLAGVFSTAAVAGLVIAVLLIPDRTPSNGPGGRVPLVIISLGLLLIGGLAALAASTLTAPLPARNRGQLVAALLAAAAVVAATVFVADPVGRSYLLQANEQITGTTAPEVQAPRSELGGRIAWVSPTTSLRADAVSDAVATRHGIAISRQTGTVEMLDPGSGEVRWRYSRSDTAARPRLYAAGDGQLLLADFDDFGYLMLDAATGRRTPGWPRSSTRDHSIENADPLLTGKQVSKGSDKLRGLDADGKDRWTFEPGRCTSIGATATADTVVTFLGHSCGGKPDELTALDLETGKQLWSRPADWQGVTRLVFDGLVVVLENREGSPGVLVAIEARTGEVKWRWDLPTTWACDSKVAAAGRQVVLLNCPSKAAKQSAVVATVLDAQTGNLAWQRTVPGDLSVRSTITGDARVVSVRETTHGCDLTVLTSTGQRRVALPDEVECRRGIHALGNQLLVSGEDTVIALR
- a CDS encoding SDR family NAD(P)-dependent oxidoreductase, with product MTPSQNRPVAVVTGASAGLGLALAQGLAERGWSLIIDARGADALKDAADQLAAKTDVVPLAGDVTDAEHRADLVDAVGELGRLDLLVNNASYLGPSPLQPLAAADLDELRRVYEVDVIAPIALAQALIPELGKANGIVLNVSSDAAVEAYEGWGGYGSAKAALDHASAVLAAEHPGLAVYAVDPGDLRTAMHQAAFPGEDISDRPEPAAVVPALLALLDSRPASGRYRASEFAPAEAS
- a CDS encoding S-adenosylmethionine:tRNA ribosyltransferase-isomerase; this encodes MKVHPQTRFTLPDELNAVEPPEARGLARDQVKLLVAEGSTVRHTRFDRIGEHLRPGDLLLVNTSGTLAAAVDGSWITGSGVAPVVVHFSTALDDGTWVIELRNGGSPMLGGAIGDQVELPDGVLTLLAPYQEGSTRLWRADPPAADVVEYLRKHGRPISYKYVDRQWPLALYQTVFANQPGSAEMPSAGRPFSFELVSQLAASGVLIAPILLHCGVSSLESHEPPLPERYAVPEHTARLVNWVKANGGRVIAVGTTAVRAIESSALPSGSVLASSGWTDLVLGPDRPASVVDGLITGMHAPEASHLLLLESVVGGPVVQQAYDAALRQHYLWHEFGDVCLMLR
- a CDS encoding discoidin domain-containing protein yields the protein MSAPRHFAALAVASTALAGLGLSPAAASPTAVQAVGATLPFTIVEAESSATNGSRIGPSYAQGTLAAEASNRQAVTLNGGQYVEFTAPATTNAITVAYAVPDGRSGTLSVYVDGQKLSQQLAVTSKYSYVDTSWIAGSRTHKLYDHARLQLGRTVNAGAKIKLQVDGENTAGPYTIDDVEFENVAGPAGQPGGSISITDRGADPNGNSDSTGAIQQAIDAARGSGGVVWIPVGRFKVGGTINPDGVTIRGAGRWHSVLLSHHLIDRPNGGGNVKLHDFAVIGEVTERNDNSPDNFVNGSLGPNSVVSGLWLQHLKVGLWLTGNNDNLVVENNRFYDMTADGLNLNGTANNAQIRNNYLRNQGDDALAAWSLHAANRGSTFANNTIVQPNLANGIAIYGGTDMTVRDNLIADTNALGGGIAISNQSFGSPFFPLAGTINVSGNTLIRTGAMNPNWGQNHPHGAIRVDAYDSQINAQVRLTNNRLVASPWSAYQFVDGGGAGRPVQNVTVDGGSIEGAGTFAFQAETTGSASISNVQASGVGRAGVYNCAYPGGTFALNRGSGSSGWDSTWSGCAWVAPGTGGGTDPGTPTGNLAAGKQITATSQVQNYVPANTVDGNANSYWESANNAWPQSITVDLGSNQTVKRLVLKLPPSSAWGTRTQTIAVLGSTTNSSYTQLAGAAGRTFDPGSGNTATITLPSAVSTRYVRLTVTGNTGWPAGQLSEYEIYSS